The Ananas comosus cultivar F153 linkage group 22, ASM154086v1, whole genome shotgun sequence genome segment CCAACTAGTTTCAACTATTTATGATAACATAATTTCAACTTCCAACTAGTTTCAACTTCGAACTGCATATTAACTAGTTTCAACTTCCAACTGCCAACTGCCAACTAGTTTCAACTAGTTTCAACTTCTAACTAGTTTCAACTATTTATGATAACAGAGTTTCAACTTCCAACTAGTTTCAAGTTCCAACTGCTAATTAACTAGTTTCAACTTCCAACTGTCaaaaccaatatatatatatatatatatatatatatagagtccggctactatactattgatagtaacaagtctttggtactattgagttttctaccgttagatgtaccctttgatcatttccacccgttagattatactattaaaccaaccacccactcaaccctaggggaccactatcatcctaaccgcacatcctttcatccaacggccaaaaactcaatagtaccaagggcttggtactattgatagtatagtagcataattctatatatatatatatagtttttctgGGTTTCATAACAAACATGACTTAATAATCAAGAAACTCATGTCAAATGCCTCTTAGGATCAATACCATCATCCTTAACAAAAGAATAGTGTATAATTACCTTGGATTTTCTTGCTGTTTCTTGCTGTTGCATTTCTTTTCACCTCCACTTCCATCTTGTTCCAAACCCCTCTAAATACTTTCTAAACTCATAGTTAACTAGCCCCATACTTCCAAATTAACTCGGGGATACCACATATTATCCTGAAGCCTTACTTTGATctatttaatcaaagttagcgtcgcaATCCGAAAATTCCTTTCTCACTTTGTTTCGTGCCCAATTCGCGCCCAAACACTCATTTATCTCCGGATTTCATTCTCACACGTCCAAAATCACTCGGGGAAGATGCCCAACTAGCTCCAGCTTCACTTCGATCCTCTCgctcaaagttgacatcgcaacctAAGGTTTCCATATATTATAACACCAATATATGTGTTTTCCTTTCAATACTTCGTCATATTTTCATAGTaatcatatgtatttttcacaatagTTTATTTTTGATAACACGAGATCAACatagtttaattttgataactaattatatgtattttttacaATAGATTACATGGAGGCCTTATGACGACACAGTGTTAGAGACGCTCCCACCTTTTTGTCTGGCGGGGTCTCAGGTTTGGCGATCGAGGACTACCTTAGTCTGCTTCCACATTATTGAGCTCCATCATCCCGATCGTGTGCTTTGACAGTTTGGGCTATTACAGTATATACCTGAAGCAGTGCTTGCCATACCTCGCATCAATTCACGAGGCAGagcagatgaggattgggcggCATATCATGCTTCATACATTCAGCGTTGGAATGATAGATTGGTAGATATAGCAGAGGTGGCCCCTGGGACAGATCCAGATCCGATACGAGTTACTATTGtttacatgcagtggtattgAACGATCACCAGGAGGTGGATATCTACACCTGTACAGCGGCCACCACTCGCGTATCAGCCATGTGGGCACGTCGAGAGAGTATTGGTAtgattgtaatatataatatctttttatatttagttttatatatagaagaaaGTTTCGTATAATCTTTTTGATTGTTCTTTTATTTCAGGTCGATATCGTGCAGAAATCACATTATACGATCAAACGTGTCCTGCCGGATATTTCAGGAAGTAGAGCATTAGATGCCCTATCACAGATTGCCGATCAGATGGAAGCAGTTTTGGAGAGTTTGCCTACGCTTCCACACTCTGTACCTCCAAGACCAGCAGACTATGGTGGAGCATCGACGTCTAGCCATGCACCAGTATATAGTCCACCGAGGCCATCATCACCTATAGAGGAGCCACTTTATGCTGATGTTATGGACCCGGCACCAGCACCAGTACCACAGGATCCACCTCGAGCAGTTGATATTGTTTATTATAGGCGCCGACGACATATGAGGTCTATCCGTACAgatcagccctcctcttcagctcctccacggccAGACATACTACCGACACCTGCCACTGCTGTGATTGAGCCGGTTattgagggtgctgctatcgAGCATCTTGACCAGTTGGAGATTTTAGAGCCTTTTGATGAGCATGGTGTTGATCGTGGTCGCGGACGTGGTAGGCGACGTGGTCGAGGGGGTAGGAGGAGaatgtaatattatatttctatattattgaaaaacttgctttaattttggatattttgTTGTGATTATCTGGTATTGATAATTTATTGAGATTCTGTTGGTAGTAATGTTATATTGTACTGTTGTGTTGTTGCTGTGATATTGTATTGTACTGTTGCGTTTAGGTATTTGTATTGTATTGTTGTgttgtgatgttgtgatgtgtattgattttattttttgctccaAAAATATGCCGATGTTGTAAAATGtattttgatttggtttttGGCGCCAAAAAAAGGGCTAAGGTTGGctagttgtattggacatggtgaaccattaaccgtgtccaatacaaatcgCCGGCACTTAACCAAAAATCGGCTAAGTGCGGgaatttgtattagacacggtgaactgttcatcgtgtccaatacaaattaCCAGGCTGTACTTGTATTGgacacagtgaaccattcaccgtgttcaatacataCCCCAGATAGCCAAAAAATGGGGTATTAGAATAggacacagtgaatggttcaccgtgtctaaacgcggtgaacagttcaccgcgTATTGGACACGgcgaactattcaccgtgtcctATATATTATAGACACCCAGACTTGGGTGTGTATAatacattggacacggtgaatggttcaccgtgttcaacttaaacacctggcccCAGCCCCGTCCGcctggcgctgatgtggcgcttgcgtggcaggaccagggccatttttgcaaataaattttggacatggctatttttaaaaaaaaaatttgtgagggggctatttgcaaaaaaagcccttttttaacttaaaataatCAGTTTTTATGTGACCCTCTTCTTAAACTACAAATCAGATTTCTATATTTTGacttaaatctaaatttaccTCTATTACCGGAACCTTTCTTCCGAGACCTCCTTTTAGTGACCAAGTCTTCTCTTGAAACTCCACCTGTCTCATTACTTATTTGCATGTCAATCCTTTCTTTTGAAAGTAGAGAAGACTTGACATCATTGACACATAATATCTCGTTCAAATaagaaagtataataaaaatttttataagatgGCAGTAAAaagcataataataaaagggaCTCATCCTCCTCCTGGATTTTGATATTTATAGAGTAAAGAtccataataatagaattaaatttattcaaatgaGACTTAATAGAGGTACTTTTTGCCATACGTAACATGAAGACACGTTGCTTCAAATACAACTTGTTGGTGAGAGACTTCATCGTACAGAGAGACTTCAATTTAAGCCACAATAGTGCAACGGTCTTTTCATTCAAGATCTCGCGTAATACGTCATTAGATCAACATAATTTTATTGCCATAAGAGCTGTCTCATAATCTCCTTCTGCTCCACTATCAACAAATCGACATCTTCTCATTTTCCAACAGTGTCTTCTACAATCCTTACTATATTAGTATAACACACATCTTAACTTGTTATATTGCGAAATTGTTGGTCCACAGCCATTGGCCTATGTCTACGAGCAAAGAcggaacaaaaattttattaatatcgaAAGTGGAATACAAAGAAGATATCTCTCCCAAATTACAatcccaaaaataaaatatatatttgacgCGTACATGCATAGCATCTGCAATTTAGCACGTCCGTACAATGGGATCCGGTGGATCAGCTCACACAAAAAAGAAACACATACCACACCTCTCACCCTggttgtttaattaattagagcacTACTAGAGTCCTCTCAGCCAAGCACCACCATCAACTTGGGCTaaaggctttttttgcaaatagccccctcacaaattttttttttaaaatagccctatccaaaatttatttacaaaaatggccctggccctgtCACGCAAGTGCTACGTCaacgccacgcgggcggggctgggaccaggtgtttaagttgaacacggtgaaccattcaccgtgttcaaacacggtgaatggttcaccgtgtccaatgtatTATACACACCCAAGTCTGGGTGTCTATAATACATaggacacggtgaatagttcaccgtgtccaatacgcgatgaactgttcaccgcgtttagacaaggtgaaccattcaccgtgtcctatTCTAATACCCCATTTTTTGGCTATCTGGGGTATGTATTGGACactgtgaatggttcactgtgtcCGATACAAGTACGGCCTGGtaatttgtattggacacggtgaacagtTCATCTTGTCCAATACAAATTCCCGCACTTAGCCGTTTTTTGGTTAAGTGCCGAcgatttgtattggacacggttaatgatttaccgtgtccaatacaactagcCAGCCTTAGCCCTTTTTTTGGTGCCaaaaaccaaatcaaaataCATTTCACAACATCAGCATATTTTtggagcaaaaaataaaatcaatacaCATCATAACATCACAACACAATAATACAATACAGGTACCTAAACGCAACAGTACAATACAACATCATAGCATCACAACACAACAGTACAATATAACATCACTACCAATAGAATCTCAATAAATTATCAATACCAGAAAATCACAACagaatattcaaaattaaagcaagttttataataatatagaaatataatattacattTTCCTCCTACCCCCTCGACCACGTCGCCTACCACGTTCGCGACCACGATCAACACCATACTCATTAAAAGGCTCTAAGATCTCCAACTGGTCCAGATGCTcgatagcagcaccctcaatAACCGGCTCAATCACAACAGTAGTAGGTGTCGGTAGTATGTCTGGCCGTGGAGaagctgaagaggagggctgatcTGTACGGATAGACCTCATATGTCGTCGGCGCTTATAATAAACAATATCAACTGCTCGAGGTGGATCCTGTGGTACTGGTGCTGATACCGAGTTCATAACATCAGCATAAGGTGGCTCCTCTATAGGTGATGATGGCCTCAGTGGACTATATACTGGTGAATGGCCGGACGTCGATGCTCCACCATAGTCTGCTGGCCTTGGAGGTACAGAGTGTGGAAGCGTAGGCAAACTCTCCAAAACTGCTTCCATCTGATCGGCAACCTATGATAGGGAATCTAATACTCTACCTCCTTAAATATCTGGCAGGACACGTTTGACCGTATAATATGATTTCTGCACGATATTGACCTGAAATAAAAGAACAATCAAAAAGATTATACGAaacttttttctatatataaaactaaatataaaaagatattatatattacaatcaTACCAATACTCTCTCGACGTGCCCACATGGCTGATACGCGAGTGGTGGCCGCTGTACAGGTGTAGATATCCACCTCCTGGTGATCGTCCAATACCACTGCAAGTAAACAGTAGTAGCTCGTATCGGATCTGGATCTGTCCTAGGGGCCACCTCTGCTATATCTACCAATCTATCATTCCAACGCTGAATGTATGAAGCATGGTATGccgcccaatcctcatctgctCTGCCTCGTGAATTGATGCGAGGTATGGCAAGCACTGCTTCAGGTATATGCTGTAATAGCCCAAACTGTCAAAGCACACGATCGGAATGATGGAGCTCAATAATGTGGAAGCAGACTAAGTTAGTCCTCGATTGCCAAACCTGGGACCTCGCCAGACAAAAAGGTGGGAGCGTCTCTAACACTGTGTCGTCATAAGGCCTCCATGTaatctattgtgaaaaatatatatgattagttatcaaaattaaactatGTTGATCTCGTGTTATCAAAAATGAActattgtgaaaaatatatatgattactATGAAAATATGACGAAGTATTGAAAGGAAAGCACATATATTGGTGTTGTAATATATGGAAACCTTaggttgcgatgtcaactttgagcGAGAGGATCGAAGTGAAGCTGGAGCTAGTTGGGCATCTTTCCCGAGTAATTTTGGACGTGTGAGAATGAAATCCGGAGATAAATGAGTTGCAAACACAAACATAAACATGTAGAACTGCTTCCATTGATAATCACTTGGTATTGATCATCACCGCCAGTAAGTATTTCGAATTCGTGAAATCCAAATCGTCGAACTGTGTATGCTCTAGCAATTCTCATCCGGCTATTGATGGTGTTTTCAACAGTCGATACAAATTGCGTAGACATTGCAGCGCCCTCCGCCCGATGTTTTAGAAAAATTCAACCACTCGATGAAACGTTGCGATCACAAAAGCTGTAATTGGTAAGGCGCGAACTCCCCTGAACACCCCATTTAAACTTTCTGATCGGTTAGTTGTCATAATACCAAATCGTCGACCACCATCAAAAGCTTTAGCCCAGTATGTCCTATCGTTATGAAGATTGTCAACACAAAGCCAAGCTTCTTCATCCATAGTTTTCAATTCTTCCTTTAATGCGTAATATTGTCGTTCTTCTGAAGCATTCCTAAttcgataaaatattttaagtaagTGTTTTGGTTTGAAATGAATATTCATATTGGCCTTCATATGTCGCAAACACCATCGATGAGCATGATCTTCAGATGGTGGGAATACAAGTGCAACGAGGTTCGCTAGGCCTTTAAAACGATCTGAAATTAGTGTAATAACTCAAGATCTTATTATATACCTTCTTAGGCAACTTAAAAATCACTCCCAACTCGAGCCATTCTCCCCTTCACAAATTACGAAAGCTAGCGAAAATAAACCACCATTGGCATCGACACCTGTGGCAATTAATGCGTTGCCTCCATATTTTCCATACAAATGGGTAGTATCGATACTAAGTAATGGCCGGCAATACTCCCAACCATGAATCGACGGTCCAAAAGCCTAAAAGGCTcgtgaaaatatttttgtattgcTCGCCACACTAATATAATCAATCTTTGTAATAGTTCCTGGATTTGTTGATTCCAACATAGAGAAGTATCAAGGAAAGTCGCAGTATGATTACTCCCAACTACCGTATATAATTTGTAGTGCTTTATTCTGTGCCCGCCAAGCTTTGCTATATGATATGCTAACGTGTAACTCGCTCTGAACTTAAGCTTGAATTTTCATAGGACTCATTGTAAGCTTTGCTTTAGCGTAGGTAGTATAAATTGACATATGAAAGATGATGTACAGTTTCGATGTCTTGTATTCAGAATTGGAACCAAACAAGTGTGCGGACCATTATAAgtctttactttaaaaaatgaactaccTTTTGGTTGAGAGGCATGTAATCTCCATGGGCAAGAATCGACCACACATTTCACAGTATATCTAGTTATATTTGACTTAACAACTTTAAGTTGCACATTATGTGCAATGTGCCAAGCATCCAAAGCGTTCACTAGAGATGATTTATCAGAAAAAGTCCGATTAGCCCATGCTTCATCACTTGGAGGACCATGATCAATATTTTGttcattatatgcatcaacaacgtTTGATTAATTATTTCATTACCCAGACGAAACCGTTGTCGTTGATCTTCACATTCCTCGAATTCCACTGGGTCCGGTACATCTTCATTGTTGACATTTGAGTTATCAATCCATTCAACACCTTCATTTCGAATGGTGCATGCGAGTGCATTTAAGCCACCGTCATGATTAGGATCCAAAGAACACGGAACAAAGAATTCCTGGTCATCACTAGAATCAGTATCAATTCGCCCTTGATCCTCTTCATCAGTTTCACTAACATACTCCTCATCACTTCAAATTACGTTCTCATTATCAGTTGTAGTCACGTCCCGATTGGTCCATTCACGATGAGtagatgatggaccttcattttgataagaagggatagtatttcttacttcccaagccggccattcatgaacactagatgatggaccttcattttgataagaaGGGATAGTATTTCTTACTTCCCAAGTCGGCCATTCATGAATACTAGATGGTCCTGGACCTGCATCTAGATAAGGAGGGACAGTATTTCTTACTTTCCAAGCCGGCCATTCGtgaacactagatgatggactttcattttgataaggagAGATAGTGGTTCTGACTTCCCAATCCGTCCATTCATGAACATAAGATGATGGACCTTCACTTTGATAAGGAGGGACAGTAGACTTGTAGAGATATATAAGATTAACTATTCACATTGGTTTTTCATGTAACTAAATCATACAATCACCTACCACTCATTTTGATCAACCAACGGAGACGGATCCATCATAGCAGATGGCAATGCTGCACTAACTGGCAGAGATGGGACTCTAAACTCTCTGTAACCCTTATAagacaaagttattaatttcgcgcacctaaactaattgagaaatcacaaaaaagatttataaagaTCATTACTTTATACTTTGATGTACGAACTCGTTCGCGATTGACTTAATTCCTTTGATCATTGCAACTACGACGCATTTCCGTTTGATAAACGGTATTTGGATGGTCGTGTGTCGTCGACACATCTTTCTCCacgaataattttatacatctaTGGAACGGAAAAATACTCATCACGCCAGATAGTGTATTGTCATTTGATATGTTAACTAATTCCCATTTACCTTCCATTGGACATTTCACTGTGATGCGTAGATGGTCTTCCACTCGATCATAATTAGTAACATTGTATATTTCCATCTCTAAATCCCGAAATGAGATATTGCGtcggacgagagagagagagagacaccgGGTGGGCCGGCAGCGGCCGCTGCGGCAGCGGCGGGAGTGGGCAGGCTCTTGTGGGGGGTGGGGTGAACGAGATAGATTGGCGAGAGAGAAGGAGAGTAAGAGTGACACCGCGTGGTGGGGGGAGTGACACCGAAGAGTGACACTCTTCGGAGACACTCAGAGTGTCTCCGAAGAGTATCACTCTTCGGAAACACTCCGGAGAGTAACCgttggggggagggggggggagtGTCACTCTTCGGAGACACTCCGGAGAGTGATACGTTTGGGGGGAGTGTCTCAGGAGAGTGACACGTTAGGGGGGAGTGTCTCAGGAGAGTGACACGTTAGGGGGGAGTGTCTCAGGAGAGTGACACGTTAGGGGGGAGTGTCTCAGGAGAGTGACACGTTAGGGGGGAGTGTCTCAGGAGAGTGACACGTTAGGGGGGAGTGTCTCAGGAGAGTGACACGTTAGGGGGGAGTGTCTCAGGAGAGTGACACGTTAGGGGGGAGTGTCTCAGGAGAGTGACACGTTAGGGGGGAGTGTCTCAGGAGAGTGACACGTTAGGGGGGAGTGTCTCAGGAGAGTGACACGTTAGGGGGGAGTGTCTCAGGAGAGTGACACGTTAGGGGGGAGTGTCTCAGGAGAGTGACACGTTAGGGGGGAGTGTCTCAGGAGAGTGACACGTTAGGGGGGAGTGTCTCAGGAGAGTGACACGTTAGGGGGGAGTGTCTCAGGAGAGTGACACGTTAGGGGGGAGTGTCTCAGGAGAGTGACACGTTAGGGGGGAGTGTCTCAGGAGAGTGACACGTTAGGGGGGAGTGTCTCAGGAGAGTGACACGTTAGGGGGGAGTGTCTCAGGAGAGTGACACGTTAGGGGGGAGTGTCTCAGGAGAGTGACACGTTAGGGGGGAGTGTCTCAGGAGAGTGACACGTTAGGGGGGAGTGTCTCAGGAGAGTGACACGTTAGGGGGGAGTGTCTCAGGAGAGTGACACGTTAGGGGGGAGTGTCTCAGGAGAGTGACACGTTAGGGGGGAGTGTCTCAGGAGAGTGACACGTTAGGGGGGAGTGTCTCAGGAGAGTGACACGTTAGGGGGGAGTGTCTCAGGAGAGTGACACGTTAGGGGGGAGTGTCTCAGGAGAGTGACACGTTAGGGGGGAGTGTCTCAGGAGAGTGACACGTTAGGGGGGAGTGTCTCAGGAGAGTGACACGTTAGGGGGGAGTGTCTCAGGAGAGTGACACGTTAGGGGGGAGTGTCTCAGGAGAGTGACACGTTAGGGGGGAGTGTCTCAGGAGAGTGACACGTTAGGGGGGAGTGTCTCAGGAGAGTGACACGTTAGGGGGGAGTGTCTCAGGAGAGTGACACGTTAGGGGGGAGtgacacagagagagagacacCGGGAGGGCCGGCAGCGGCCGCAGCAGCAGCGACACGATTGGGAGACTCTCAGAGTGGGGTGAAGAGATAGATTGGGAGAGAGAAGCGAGTAAGAGTGACACGGGGGGGGGAGTGACACCGAAGAGTGACACTCTTCGGAGACACTCAGAGTGTCTCCGAAGAGTGTCACTCTTCGGAAACACTCCGGAGAATGAGTGTTTGGGGGGGGGGAGTGTCACCGAAGAGAGACACTCTTCGGAGACACTCAGAGTGTCTCCGAAGAATGTCACTCTTCGGAAACACTCCGGAGAGTGATACGTTTGGGGGGAGTGTCTCACGAGAGTGACTAACAAGAGCCACAGAAACAGTGTCCAGTTAGGAATCGAGAATTAACCGTTTCATCAGCGCGGCTGGCACGAACATGTTACCATTATCGTAGAGAATGGGAGAGAAAACAACATACAATCTTTACACCATACagaattcaaattgtaaaaacatgtaaaataatataatgaaaTCTTGAGATATAGACCGCTAACACAAAGAAAGATATAGGTAACCCTACCTTTAAAATAGCTCTTGTTATTACATGGTGCTATATAAACACCGGCATTTCTTAACTAACGGNattcaccgtgtccaatacaaatactcGAGACTTAGTTGGGGTATTAATataggacacggtgaatggttcatcgtgtctaaacgcggtgaacagttcaccgcgtattggacacggtgaaccattcaccgtgtcctatGTATTATAGACACCCAGACTTGGGTCTGTATGatacattggacacggtgaactattcaccgtgtttgaacacggtgaatggttcaccgtgttcaacttaaacatcttGCCCCAGTCCCGCCCATGTGGCgttgacgtggcgcttgcgtggcagggccaggaccatttttgcaaataaattttggatagggctatttaaaaaaaaaaaatttgtgagggggctatttgcaaaaaaaagctcCACAATTAATTAGAGCATGGCTTGACCTCTTCTAACGAGGCCGTTGGATTTATATAGTACATAGCTTCAATGTAGAGTCTAACTTCAATATAATTGAACTAGACTTTTATTTACACTCCATATaagccaaattaaatctaaattatatattattctaatcagattagaatttatcttcaatttagataactataaatataaactaaaatttaacaaaaaattttatttgttctaattattatgtaaatttaagaatttattaTAGTGATTATAATGTTGTAGGATATTTTTTGATTGCATGGTTAGGGGGTacttaagaaataaaaaataagtattaaAGAAAGTAGTGAATGACATTCTTCATTAATAAAGTGTTGAATGATTCACTATTTTTTGTAAGGTTATAAGCATTCGCCGtttttctataaggtcaatgaTTCACCCCTATGACATTTTTCTACCATTTTGGCAAAATTTGAAGACTgacttagaaaaataaaatcttaaacGGAAGTGGTGAATGAAATACAGTTTTTGTGCTTTCATGAGCTTatagaaacttttaattgaaaGCGGTGCACCATTTATGGTTTCCGTAAAGTGGTAACTAGTTTACCGATGCTTGCATA includes the following:
- the LOC109727032 gene encoding serine/threonine-protein phosphatase 7 long form homolog encodes the protein MPLGCRWNTRLVFRDNVRTTDIEFYRDQLDQQLESQITWRPYDDTVLETLPPFCLAGSQVWRSRTTLVCFHIIELHHPDRVL